The following nucleotide sequence is from Elusimicrobiales bacterium.
TTGAGGAATTGGGTTATCTGATACGGCTTGGCCTCGCCGTCTTTTTCCTGCAAAGTAAGCACGGCCCCGCAGGGATGACGGTAACCCTTATGGCTTCCCGTTTGTCCGGCAAACACAAAACCATATGCCTCAACAAGCCTTATGAAATCGGCAAACCGAACATTGTGCTTAGCCCCCTGCCGTATCCGCCGGAGCAAAATTTCGCTTCTCACAATAATATAATATCACCGGCAATATCATTTGTCAAGGATCACCTTCGCAGGTTC
It contains:
- a CDS encoding type II toxin-antitoxin system HicA family toxin, with product MRSEILLRRIRQGAKHNVRFADFIRLVEAYGFVFAGQTGSHKGYRHPCGAVLTLQEKDGEAKPYQITQFLKMADAYNLRMR